The proteins below come from a single Demetria terragena DSM 11295 genomic window:
- a CDS encoding erythritol/L-threitol dehydrogenase codes for MTTLPTQMQAVVVHGPEDYRLETIEVPTPGPGDMLMRVEAVGVCASDLKCYHGAAKFWGDENRPSWAQTGVSPGHEIVGEIVATDEEASTRHGLALGDRIAVEQIVPCWECRYCKMGAYWMCGPHDMFGFRNFSGAMAEYMIVPARALPHKVSKDLPPQHAAFAEPLSCSFHAVERAQITFNDVVVIAGAGPIGLGAIAGARQKNPLKIVALDAVDSKLELAKKCGADEVINITAGDAVQQIKDMTDGYGADVYIEATGHPSAVSQGINLLRKLGRFVEYSVFKDNVTVDWSIISDDKELDVLGAHLGPHCWPAAIKLLESGALPMDEICTHQFELADFQAALDLVGDSAGGSVKVSILPGGNK; via the coding sequence ATGACGACGCTGCCGACGCAGATGCAGGCCGTGGTGGTCCACGGCCCTGAGGACTACCGCCTCGAGACCATCGAGGTTCCCACCCCGGGCCCAGGCGACATGCTGATGCGCGTGGAGGCCGTCGGCGTCTGCGCCAGCGATCTGAAGTGCTACCACGGCGCCGCCAAATTCTGGGGCGACGAGAACCGACCGTCCTGGGCCCAGACCGGCGTCTCCCCTGGTCACGAGATCGTGGGCGAGATTGTCGCCACCGACGAAGAGGCGTCCACCCGCCACGGCCTCGCGCTCGGAGACCGGATTGCCGTCGAACAGATCGTTCCGTGCTGGGAGTGCCGCTACTGCAAGATGGGCGCGTACTGGATGTGTGGACCGCACGACATGTTTGGCTTCCGCAACTTCAGCGGTGCCATGGCCGAATACATGATCGTCCCGGCCCGCGCGTTGCCCCACAAGGTCAGCAAGGACTTGCCGCCGCAGCACGCGGCCTTCGCCGAGCCGCTGTCGTGCTCGTTCCATGCCGTCGAGCGCGCACAGATCACCTTCAACGATGTGGTCGTCATCGCCGGAGCCGGACCGATCGGACTGGGCGCCATCGCCGGCGCCCGCCAAAAGAACCCGCTGAAGATCGTTGCCCTGGACGCAGTGGATTCCAAACTTGAGCTCGCCAAGAAATGCGGTGCCGACGAGGTCATCAACATCACTGCGGGTGATGCCGTCCAGCAGATCAAGGACATGACCGACGGATACGGCGCCGACGTCTATATCGAAGCCACCGGGCACCCGTCCGCGGTCTCGCAGGGCATCAACCTGCTACGCAAGCTCGGCCGATTCGTGGAGTACTCAGTCTTCAAGGACAACGTCACCGTCGACTGGTCGATCATTTCCGACGACAAGGAGCTCGACGTCCTGGGAGCCCATCTCGGACCGCACTGCTGGCCGGCCGCTATCAAGTTGCTGGAGAGCGGCGCCCTTCCGATGGACGAGATCTGCACCCATCAATTCGAACTCGCTGACTTCCAGGCCGCCCTCGACCTGGTCGGCGACTCGGCCGGCGGTTCGGTGAAGGTGTCCATCCTTCCGGGCGGCAACAAGTGA
- a CDS encoding sugar-binding transcriptional regulator: protein MSTPEPTGPGRFDPLTAYRAARLYYGDNATQADIAKALSVSRPTVSRLLAEARRIGLVSIDIRHPDEVRAAETGVQGELQERLGLRQVYIAPRTQGGAEIEGLRYSVEQALADASLRPGDALLVASGETTYKLTRSGLGVPPGLDIVPTVGGVAEPEAWHQANETVRSFAELAYGRARPIFATAMPTEAMIRTLREDPGFRSITALWDAATVALVGVGAPPGARSSISTYVPTHADELRRSVGDVCLNFFDVDGQAIEFEGSDRMVRISADQLRAVPTTIAAAVGAAKAVSIIGAAKAGLLDVLVTDSATASAISEQLDRWSR, encoded by the coding sequence GTGTCAACGCCAGAACCAACTGGTCCGGGTCGTTTCGACCCGCTGACGGCATACCGCGCCGCTCGCCTTTATTACGGCGACAATGCGACCCAGGCTGACATCGCCAAAGCGCTCTCCGTGTCGCGTCCGACGGTGAGTCGCCTGCTGGCCGAGGCGCGGCGAATTGGCTTGGTGAGCATAGACATTCGCCATCCGGACGAGGTGCGTGCAGCGGAGACAGGGGTGCAGGGCGAGTTGCAGGAGCGGCTTGGACTGCGACAGGTCTACATCGCACCCAGAACCCAGGGTGGCGCCGAGATTGAAGGCTTGCGGTATTCGGTTGAGCAGGCATTGGCGGACGCCAGTCTGCGTCCCGGGGATGCCTTGCTTGTGGCTTCGGGGGAGACGACCTACAAACTCACGCGTAGTGGGCTTGGCGTCCCGCCTGGCCTGGACATCGTTCCGACAGTCGGGGGCGTCGCGGAACCAGAGGCCTGGCATCAGGCAAACGAAACGGTGCGGTCGTTCGCCGAGTTGGCCTACGGCCGGGCCCGCCCGATTTTTGCGACGGCGATGCCGACCGAGGCCATGATTCGCACGCTTCGTGAGGACCCTGGCTTCCGCTCGATCACAGCGCTCTGGGACGCAGCGACGGTAGCCCTGGTCGGAGTGGGCGCGCCTCCAGGGGCGCGGTCGTCGATTTCGACGTATGTCCCGACGCACGCTGATGAGTTGCGGCGATCGGTTGGCGACGTGTGCCTCAACTTCTTCGACGTTGACGGGCAGGCCATCGAGTTCGAGGGCAGTGACCGCATGGTGCGGATCAGTGCCGATCAGTTGCGGGCGGTCCCGACCACGATCGCTGCGGCAGTTGGCGCCGCAAAGGCGGTCAGCATCATCGGAGCTGCCAAGGCGGGGTTGCTCGACGTGCTCGTGACTGACTCGGCCACCGCGAGCGCCATCTCTGAGCAACTGGACCGCTGGAGCCGGTGA